A region of Pyxidicoccus parkwaysis DNA encodes the following proteins:
- a CDS encoding restriction endonuclease subunit S, giving the protein MSALPPGWAETHLGEILASLLDFRGRTPKKLGMDWGGGNIPALSALNVRMGSIELTRTSHFGSDALYERWMTTGDPARGDIVLTMEAPLGNVAQIPDDRRYILSQRVVLLKTMQGVNPTFLAHQMRAPEFRTELLANATGTTATGIRQSRLVELPVRIAPFPEQKRIANKLDDLLSRVDSCRNRLDRVPSIIKRFRQSVLAAATSGELTRGWREEHGFDDEWPVVELRSVATDFSYGSAAKSAKAGKVPVLRMGNIQDGYLDWQDLVFTSDVVEIAKYKLSAGDVLFNRTNSPELVGKTAVYRGDREAIYAGYLIRVRCGEHLLPDYLNYCLGSPAGRDYCWRVKSDGVSQSNINAKKLAEFSFGLPSLVEQQEIVRRVEELLALSSALLSRTQRTAQIVERLTPAALAKAFRGELVAQDPNEEPAADLLARLRAQKSVLTSQPQGRLKAQDGRKPTMGKLDKDAIKAAILKINKDKMSFDELRAQVVGDYDSLKDAIFELLEEPTPIIRQVFDKKAKTMQFERVRL; this is encoded by the coding sequence GTGAGTGCGCTCCCGCCTGGATGGGCCGAAACGCACCTTGGTGAGATTCTGGCCTCATTGCTCGACTTCAGAGGGCGGACACCCAAGAAACTTGGCATGGACTGGGGCGGTGGAAACATTCCCGCACTTTCGGCACTCAACGTGCGAATGGGTTCAATAGAACTTACGCGGACGAGCCACTTCGGTTCGGATGCGCTCTACGAAAGATGGATGACAACTGGAGACCCTGCTCGCGGCGACATCGTGCTGACCATGGAGGCGCCGCTTGGAAACGTGGCTCAGATTCCGGACGACCGGCGGTACATATTGAGTCAGCGCGTTGTGCTCCTAAAGACCATGCAAGGTGTCAATCCCACGTTCCTTGCCCATCAAATGCGAGCGCCCGAGTTCCGAACGGAGCTGCTTGCCAACGCGACTGGAACAACCGCCACAGGCATACGTCAAAGTCGTTTAGTCGAATTGCCAGTACGGATTGCGCCGTTTCCCGAACAGAAGCGAATCGCGAATAAGCTAGACGACCTGCTTTCGCGCGTGGATTCGTGCCGCAACCGCCTCGATCGAGTTCCCTCCATAATCAAGCGCTTCCGTCAATCTGTGCTCGCTGCCGCCACAAGCGGCGAACTAACGCGGGGCTGGCGAGAGGAACACGGTTTCGACGACGAATGGCCTGTCGTTGAGCTCAGGAGCGTGGCCACCGATTTCTCCTATGGGTCTGCCGCCAAGTCCGCGAAGGCCGGGAAGGTTCCTGTCCTGCGCATGGGGAACATTCAGGATGGCTACCTTGACTGGCAGGACCTTGTATTCACATCGGATGTGGTCGAGATCGCGAAGTACAAGCTCTCCGCTGGTGATGTTCTCTTTAATAGGACGAACAGTCCGGAGCTTGTCGGAAAGACCGCCGTTTACCGCGGAGACAGGGAGGCAATCTATGCCGGATACCTAATCCGCGTTCGCTGCGGTGAGCATTTGCTTCCGGACTATCTCAACTATTGTCTTGGAAGCCCCGCCGGGCGGGACTACTGCTGGCGAGTCAAGTCGGACGGTGTCAGCCAATCCAACATCAACGCCAAGAAGCTCGCTGAGTTCTCGTTTGGTCTGCCGAGTCTTGTGGAGCAGCAGGAGATAGTTCGACGCGTCGAAGAGTTGTTGGCGCTAAGTAGTGCGCTTTTATCACGAACTCAGCGCACGGCCCAAATAGTGGAGCGCCTTACACCCGCAGCCCTCGCCAAGGCCTTTCGCGGCGAGCTGGTCGCGCAGGACCCTAACGAGGAGCCTGCCGCTGACCTCTTGGCGAGGCTCAGGGCTCAGAAATCAGTTCTCACCAGCCAGCCGCAAGGGCGCCTAAAAGCACAAGACGGGAGGAAGCCCACAATGGGCAAGCTCGATAAAGACGCGATCAAGGCAGCGATTTTAAAGATAAATAAAGATAAGATGTCGTTCGACGAGCTGAGGGCCCAGGTGGTCGGCGACTATGACTCCTTGAAGGATGCTATCTTCGAGCTTCTGGAGGAGCCAACCCCAATCATTCGACAGGTCTTCGATAAGAAAGCAAAGACCATGCAGTTTGAGCGAGTGCGACTGTGA
- a CDS encoding restriction system-associated AAA family ATPase: protein MKLTRVHIIKAATCGGLLDGLEVGLRGALDGSAQFDPLCLVGPNGAGKSQFLQVIAEAFQTVFHACMEDEERAKGNDDLQFEFEYFIRPAPTHQPVLVRLSRSSDGKRRPTLSIQRKDGFEWANCPLTEPDTRKLLPSRIIAYTSGDNETLSLPFLVSRSGYADAVGKQALAREPSAKQKPISDTRLMLVDYGTHLEVLVANLLLGAADERAALLRDAKLKDIHSFRCVIQLAHRAVPRLSARATSGTRRKGVQLTEELERYIDQLKRCSTCHSYDEKSETYIFDFLVNEQTREAFRFFWQTTIELYSALHKLSMLNDLAIPKVTRERLMRDIKTRRFASRLPEPQDEDRVFRFEQVRFMPKTGEGVVDYVSLSDGEHQLAQILGTMCMASFSNALFLLDEPESHFNPQWRVKFISRLMELPTANGKRGETGSAAAQQDCLLTTHSPFVPSDMARENVLIFKRDGQGVKVRRPGIETFGTTFDTILEECFDVRPPMSEVPRREIEELMRSQDRETVKAGIARLGDSVEKVFLMDHLRQLSQQEGA, encoded by the coding sequence GTGAAACTCACGCGCGTCCATATCATCAAGGCGGCTACCTGCGGCGGCCTCCTGGATGGCCTTGAGGTCGGCCTGAGGGGCGCCCTGGATGGTTCAGCGCAGTTCGATCCATTATGTCTCGTAGGTCCAAACGGCGCCGGCAAGTCGCAGTTTCTCCAGGTTATCGCGGAAGCCTTTCAGACCGTCTTCCACGCCTGCATGGAGGACGAGGAACGTGCGAAGGGGAACGACGACCTCCAATTTGAGTTCGAATACTTCATCCGTCCTGCACCCACTCATCAACCCGTCCTTGTCCGTCTCTCGCGAAGTAGCGATGGGAAGCGGCGTCCGACATTGAGTATCCAACGTAAGGATGGTTTTGAGTGGGCCAATTGTCCGCTCACTGAGCCCGACACCCGAAAACTGCTTCCGTCGCGGATCATCGCATACACGTCCGGTGACAACGAGACTTTGAGCTTGCCTTTCCTGGTTAGCCGGAGTGGGTACGCCGACGCCGTCGGCAAGCAGGCTCTCGCGCGGGAGCCCAGTGCAAAGCAGAAGCCGATTTCAGACACCCGGCTCATGCTAGTCGATTACGGAACCCACCTCGAAGTTCTCGTGGCCAACCTTCTCCTGGGAGCCGCTGACGAACGGGCGGCGCTGCTTCGAGATGCGAAGCTCAAGGACATCCATTCGTTTCGATGCGTCATCCAGCTGGCTCACCGCGCCGTTCCCAGGCTCTCAGCGCGCGCGACTTCGGGCACAAGGCGCAAGGGGGTCCAGCTAACCGAGGAGCTTGAACGCTACATCGATCAACTGAAGCGATGTTCGACATGCCATTCGTACGATGAGAAGTCGGAAACCTACATCTTTGACTTCTTGGTCAATGAGCAGACGCGCGAAGCGTTTCGATTCTTCTGGCAGACTACGATCGAGTTGTACTCGGCGCTTCATAAGCTCTCGATGCTGAACGACCTCGCGATTCCCAAGGTGACCCGCGAGCGCTTGATGCGTGACATCAAAACGCGGCGCTTCGCATCGAGGCTACCTGAGCCCCAAGACGAGGACCGGGTGTTTCGTTTCGAGCAGGTGCGGTTTATGCCAAAGACTGGCGAAGGCGTTGTCGATTACGTCTCGTTGTCTGACGGAGAGCACCAGTTAGCGCAGATTCTTGGGACGATGTGCATGGCATCCTTCTCCAATGCACTGTTTCTGCTAGACGAGCCAGAGTCGCATTTCAATCCGCAGTGGCGAGTCAAATTCATCTCACGCCTGATGGAGCTACCTACGGCCAATGGCAAGCGCGGCGAGACGGGAAGCGCTGCAGCGCAGCAGGATTGCCTGCTCACGACACATTCACCGTTCGTTCCCTCCGACATGGCGCGAGAGAATGTGCTGATTTTCAAGAGGGATGGGCAAGGCGTGAAGGTGCGGCGGCCTGGCATCGAGACCTTTGGCACGACCTTCGACACGATCCTTGAGGAATGCTTCGACGTTCGCCCACCAATGTCAGAGGTTCCCCGACGAGAGATCGAGGAACTTATGAGGAGTCAGGATCGCGAGACTGTCAAGGCCGGCATCGCTCGGCTAGGCGACTCGGTTGAGAAAGTATTCTTGATGGACCACCTTCGGCAGTTATCGCAGCAGGAGGGCGCGTAG
- a CDS encoding site-specific integrase, with product MPLKAVQGLMGRHATIEMTLRYAHLSSAVKKKDAMRALNVRPTGTQPGVL from the coding sequence GTGCCGCTCAAGGCCGTGCAGGGACTGATGGGGCGGCACGCCACCATTGAGATGACGCTGCGCTACGCCCACCTCAGCTCGGCCGTGAAGAAGAAGGACGCGATGCGAGCCCTCAACGTGCGCCCCACGGGCACGCAGCCTGGAGTCCTGTGA
- a CDS encoding class I SAM-dependent DNA methyltransferase — protein sequence MSTVTYDIVQKLWNLCNVLKDDGVTYHQYVTELTYLLFLKMAKETGTEDQIPKGYRWDDLERKAASDRLEHYKLALIHLGSHGATLVKEIFGNASSFIKKPATLSTLVAEIDKLDWYSARQEGLGDLYEGLLEKNANEKKSGAGQYFTSRKLIDSMVALMKPSLEDVIQDPAAGTGGFLIAANHYIREQGDPDLWTESQQRKYRRGTFYGMEHVQDTHRLALMNLMLHGLESDPEGAGIRYGDTLSQEGEALPKATLILTNPPFGTKKGGGLPTRTDFTFPTSNKQFCFVQHIYRGLKPGGRAAVVLPDNVLFEGNTGKQIRADLMDKCNLHTILRLPTGIFYAQGVKTNVLFFTRGEKDKGNTKEVWVYDLRANMPQFGKRTLLTREHFAEFEMAFGKDPLGSPKSLAKRKDTGEEGRFRRFTREWIAERGESLDITWLKNEGNGAGDELPEPTVLAREALAELEGAFDELRGLLAELGEDVEEVEA from the coding sequence ATGAGCACCGTCACCTACGACATAGTTCAGAAGCTTTGGAACCTCTGCAACGTCCTCAAGGACGATGGGGTCACGTACCACCAATATGTCACCGAGCTCACCTACCTGCTCTTCCTCAAGATGGCGAAGGAGACGGGCACGGAGGACCAGATTCCCAAGGGCTATCGCTGGGATGATCTTGAGAGGAAAGCCGCGTCGGACCGTCTTGAACATTACAAATTGGCACTGATCCATCTCGGGAGCCATGGAGCGACCCTGGTTAAGGAGATTTTCGGCAACGCAAGTTCGTTCATCAAGAAGCCTGCGACACTCTCGACGCTGGTTGCCGAGATTGACAAACTCGATTGGTACAGCGCGCGCCAAGAAGGCCTAGGTGATCTCTACGAGGGGCTTCTCGAAAAGAACGCGAACGAGAAGAAGTCCGGAGCGGGCCAGTACTTCACGTCGCGTAAGTTGATTGACTCGATGGTCGCACTGATGAAGCCCTCTCTCGAGGATGTGATCCAAGACCCAGCCGCAGGCACCGGGGGCTTTCTCATCGCAGCGAACCATTACATCCGTGAGCAGGGTGACCCTGACCTCTGGACCGAGTCACAGCAGCGAAAGTACCGGCGTGGGACCTTCTACGGCATGGAGCATGTGCAGGACACACACCGGCTTGCGCTCATGAACCTGATGCTGCACGGCCTTGAATCCGACCCAGAGGGTGCTGGCATTCGCTACGGCGATACCCTCTCGCAGGAGGGCGAGGCGCTGCCCAAGGCAACGCTAATTCTCACGAATCCGCCGTTCGGCACGAAGAAGGGCGGTGGCCTGCCTACGCGCACAGACTTCACGTTCCCAACAAGCAACAAGCAGTTCTGCTTCGTCCAGCACATCTACCGTGGGCTGAAGCCGGGCGGTCGCGCGGCAGTCGTGCTTCCCGATAACGTGCTCTTCGAAGGCAACACGGGCAAACAGATCCGCGCAGACCTGATGGACAAGTGCAATCTACACACGATTTTGCGGCTGCCAACCGGTATCTTCTACGCGCAGGGAGTGAAGACCAACGTCCTGTTCTTTACGCGGGGAGAGAAAGACAAGGGGAACACTAAAGAGGTTTGGGTCTACGACCTGCGCGCGAACATGCCGCAGTTCGGGAAGCGCACCCTGCTCACGCGCGAGCACTTCGCGGAGTTCGAGATGGCCTTCGGCAAGGACCCGCTCGGAAGCCCCAAGAGCCTCGCCAAACGCAAGGATACAGGTGAGGAGGGGCGCTTTCGCAGATTTACGCGCGAGTGGATCGCAGAGCGCGGCGAAAGTCTTGACATCACTTGGCTCAAGAACGAGGGCAACGGAGCTGGCGACGAGCTTCCCGAGCCCACGGTGCTGGCTCGCGAGGCGCTGGCTGAGCTGGAAGGCGCCTTCGATGAGCTGCGCGGGCTCCTCGCTGAGCTCGGCGAAGACGTCGAGGAGGTCGAGGCGTGA
- the hsdR gene encoding type I restriction-modification system endonuclease, whose translation MTTRESGVPRTNFAFLEAHDEQLVRLGMLAERYFADDPNTSLLKLRQLAELLAQLVATKVGLYTSRDEAQYDLLRRLQDQGILPREIAQLFGEVRRAGNAANHEIVGDHRTALGVLKVTWQLGIWFHRTFSTLSFKSGPFVPPNPPKDESAELRAELAMLSKALADHQSAQQEVTERLASTEAELREAKDEQAFWEQMAVEAEQAKVALEHKLAAEQAKGLAQPKGTVAAFVTAASTAATAVELDEANTRKLIDEQLRQAGWTVDSATLSFAKGARPEKGKNLAISEWPTASGPADYVLFVGLWPLAAIEAKRKNIDVSGALQQAKRYSRTFKFDEGLVSPGGPWREFHLPFVFSSNGRPYLRQLATRSGTWFCDLRNPENLGHALDGWYTPDGLVALLKRDEARAHELLRNEPFNYGFPLRHYQQAAIQSVEAAIGQGQREMLLAMATGTGKTKTCIALIYRLLKAQRFRRVLFLVDRSALGEQAANAFKDTRMESLQSFADVFSLKELDEQKPDADTAVHVATVQGLVQRVLYSAEGVAPPSVDQYDCIVVDECHRGYLLDRELSDTELGFRSFDDYISKYRRVLDYFDAVKIGLTATPALHTTQIFGLPIFSYGYREAVIDGYLVDHEPPVQISTRLSTGGIVWRVGEQVAVYNVRQNQVDLFTTPDEIRIDVEDFNRKVITESFNRVVCEYLAGELDPSSRQKTLIFCVNDAHADLVVDLLKKAFAKQYGSIEDDAVLKITGASDRPLHLIRRYKNERNPNVAVTVDLLTTGVDVPEICNLVFLRRVNSRILFDQMLGRATRLCEEIGKESFRIFDAVKIYEALQNVTAMQPVVVNPLTSFTQLSRELREVATDEERSLVRDQFIAKLQRKKRHLSDSQAQDFETRAGMPPDAFIRQLRTMKLPELAAWFTQTPDLGEILDRKGHGQRSPTYVSAHKDVMLGTERGYGSAKKPEDYLKEFSEFISSRSNSLPALLTVLTRPRELTRKQLRELALELDRAGFSEASLSTAWREMTNQDIAARIVGYIRQAAIGDSLLPYEQRVDRALHTILASKNWTTPQRQWLQKIAAQTKANLIVDRASLDDPDLVFKREGGGFARLDRIFGGELQQVLDAFNDSLWLPAA comes from the coding sequence ATGACGACGCGTGAGAGCGGCGTCCCACGCACCAACTTCGCATTCCTCGAAGCGCATGACGAGCAACTGGTGCGGCTTGGAATGCTCGCGGAGCGCTACTTCGCGGACGATCCGAACACGTCGCTCTTGAAGCTGAGACAGCTAGCGGAGCTGCTTGCTCAGCTCGTCGCGACCAAGGTCGGCCTCTACACCTCGCGCGACGAGGCTCAGTACGACCTCCTACGTCGACTGCAAGATCAAGGCATCCTGCCGCGCGAGATCGCGCAGCTCTTCGGTGAGGTCCGCCGCGCAGGCAACGCCGCAAATCACGAGATCGTTGGTGACCATCGCACCGCGCTTGGGGTGCTGAAGGTCACTTGGCAGCTCGGAATTTGGTTTCACCGCACGTTCTCGACCCTTTCGTTCAAGTCCGGCCCGTTTGTCCCCCCCAATCCGCCCAAGGACGAGAGCGCGGAGCTGCGGGCGGAACTCGCGATGCTCAGCAAGGCTCTCGCTGACCACCAATCCGCCCAACAGGAGGTCACCGAACGCCTTGCCTCAACCGAGGCCGAGCTGCGTGAAGCCAAGGACGAGCAAGCCTTTTGGGAGCAGATGGCGGTAGAGGCCGAGCAAGCCAAGGTCGCACTCGAACACAAGCTTGCTGCCGAGCAGGCAAAGGGCCTGGCGCAACCCAAGGGCACTGTCGCGGCGTTCGTCACCGCCGCGAGCACAGCCGCCACTGCCGTTGAACTAGACGAAGCCAACACGCGCAAGCTGATCGACGAGCAGCTCCGTCAGGCCGGCTGGACCGTCGACTCCGCCACGCTCTCGTTCGCGAAGGGCGCGCGCCCGGAGAAGGGCAAGAATCTCGCGATCTCAGAATGGCCAACTGCGAGCGGACCTGCGGACTACGTCCTGTTTGTAGGCCTCTGGCCTTTGGCGGCCATTGAGGCGAAGCGGAAGAACATCGACGTCTCCGGCGCGCTCCAACAGGCGAAGCGCTACAGCCGCACGTTCAAGTTCGACGAAGGACTTGTGTCTCCGGGCGGGCCGTGGCGCGAGTTTCACCTTCCGTTCGTCTTCTCGTCGAACGGACGCCCCTACCTGCGCCAGCTCGCAACGCGCAGCGGCACTTGGTTCTGCGACCTGCGAAATCCGGAGAACCTTGGGCACGCTCTCGATGGCTGGTACACGCCCGATGGCCTCGTCGCCTTGCTCAAGCGAGATGAGGCCCGGGCCCACGAGCTGCTCCGTAACGAACCCTTCAACTACGGCTTCCCACTTCGCCACTACCAGCAAGCCGCCATTCAATCTGTCGAGGCCGCCATCGGCCAGGGGCAGCGCGAGATGCTTCTGGCGATGGCGACGGGCACGGGTAAGACGAAGACCTGCATCGCCCTCATTTATCGGCTCCTCAAGGCGCAGCGCTTCCGGCGCGTGTTGTTCCTCGTCGACAGGTCCGCGCTCGGCGAGCAGGCGGCGAACGCTTTCAAGGACACGCGCATGGAGAGCCTTCAGAGCTTCGCCGACGTGTTTAGCCTCAAGGAGTTGGACGAACAGAAGCCCGACGCGGATACAGCAGTTCACGTCGCTACCGTGCAAGGGCTCGTGCAACGGGTCCTCTACTCGGCGGAGGGCGTCGCTCCTCCCTCCGTCGACCAATATGACTGCATCGTTGTCGACGAGTGCCACCGCGGATACCTGCTCGATCGGGAACTCTCCGACACCGAACTCGGGTTTCGCAGCTTCGACGACTACATCTCGAAGTACCGTCGCGTGCTCGACTACTTCGATGCGGTGAAGATAGGCCTGACGGCCACGCCAGCGCTGCACACGACGCAGATCTTCGGTCTGCCAATTTTCAGCTACGGCTACCGCGAAGCCGTGATCGACGGCTATCTTGTGGACCACGAGCCGCCCGTGCAGATCAGCACGCGGCTGTCGACCGGCGGCATCGTCTGGCGCGTCGGCGAGCAGGTCGCCGTCTACAACGTCCGACAGAATCAGGTCGACCTCTTCACGACGCCAGACGAGATTCGAATCGACGTCGAGGACTTCAATCGGAAAGTCATCACGGAATCGTTCAATCGCGTAGTGTGCGAGTACCTGGCAGGCGAGCTTGATCCCTCCTCTCGCCAGAAGACGCTCATCTTCTGCGTCAACGACGCTCACGCCGATCTGGTCGTTGACCTTTTGAAGAAGGCCTTCGCGAAGCAGTATGGCAGCATTGAAGACGACGCCGTGCTCAAGATCACCGGCGCCTCCGACAGGCCGCTGCATCTCATCCGGCGCTACAAGAATGAGCGCAACCCAAACGTCGCGGTCACCGTTGACCTGCTGACGACCGGAGTTGACGTCCCCGAGATCTGCAACCTCGTGTTTCTGCGACGTGTGAACAGCCGTATCCTCTTCGACCAGATGCTCGGTCGAGCCACGCGTCTCTGCGAAGAGATCGGCAAGGAGTCCTTCCGCATTTTCGATGCAGTAAAGATCTACGAAGCACTCCAAAACGTGACCGCGATGCAGCCGGTGGTGGTGAACCCTTTAACCTCCTTCACTCAGCTCAGCCGCGAACTTCGCGAGGTTGCGACGGACGAAGAGCGCAGTCTCGTCCGCGACCAGTTCATCGCCAAGCTCCAACGCAAGAAGCGCCACCTCAGCGACTCACAAGCGCAGGACTTCGAAACCCGCGCCGGGATGCCGCCCGACGCGTTCATTCGCCAGCTTCGGACGATGAAGCTACCTGAGCTCGCGGCGTGGTTTACCCAGACCCCTGACCTAGGCGAGATCCTCGACCGCAAGGGGCACGGCCAGCGCTCGCCGACATACGTCTCGGCCCATAAGGACGTTATGTTGGGGACCGAGCGCGGCTACGGTAGCGCGAAGAAGCCTGAGGACTACCTGAAGGAGTTCTCCGAGTTCATCAGTTCTCGCAGCAATAGCCTGCCCGCGCTTCTAACGGTGCTCACACGTCCGCGTGAGCTGACCCGCAAGCAACTGAGAGAGCTGGCGCTCGAGTTGGACCGCGCAGGCTTTTCCGAGGCGAGTCTTTCGACTGCTTGGCGTGAGATGACCAACCAGGACATCGCGGCGCGCATCGTCGGGTACATCCGGCAGGCGGCGATCGGGGACTCCTTGTTGCCGTACGAGCAGCGTGTTGACCGCGCCCTCCACACCATTCTGGCTTCAAAGAACTGGACCACCCCGCAGCGGCAATGGCTCCAGAAGATCGCCGCACAGACGAAGGCGAACCTGATTGTCGACCGCGCCTCCCTCGACGATCCCGACCTCGTGTTCAAGCGCGAGGGCGGAGGTTTCGCACGACTCGATCGAATCTTTGGCGGCGAGCTTCAGCAGGTGCTCGACGCCTTCAACGATTCCCTTTGGCTGCCCGCCGCTTAA
- a CDS encoding helix-turn-helix domain-containing protein has product MLVEHNGILWNSMPSRTIGLARDGEPNLEEVLGPREVPSLLRLEEKTVYAMAIAGEMPAFKLRGQWRIRRKELERWMDEQPRGGGNDDA; this is encoded by the coding sequence ATGCTCGTGGAACACAATGGTATTCTTTGGAACTCAATGCCATCCCGAACCATTGGTCTGGCGCGAGACGGTGAGCCAAACCTCGAAGAGGTCCTTGGGCCCAGAGAGGTCCCCTCGTTGCTAAGGCTTGAGGAGAAGACCGTCTACGCGATGGCCATCGCGGGCGAGATGCCGGCCTTCAAGCTTCGAGGGCAGTGGCGGATTCGGCGCAAGGAACTTGAGCGCTGGATGGACGAGCAACCGAGAGGAGGCGGGAATGACGACGCGTGA
- a CDS encoding type VI immunity family protein, translated as MRENIPVIRVPNDYGDLVVRDGVILCFFMRRTHADVAHAVWRALQIYLRAIPPGTIGWYANLDGDMAELDDKGWADIRETMFESPEAGAWHVSLAESPSCETGGYGFDYTGRRIGIPHYERDGGATSAVYLSFPTEYLLEHGPTRLRALALELGRELPFSFGYASLAFVSHPGNWYGVRRQLIPLLERYPGLDVYLLSETSTVIGTGARGAYWLTFLGQPLLDQLGGRVSLRERLCFPEVTFEPMEGERLLLTLGEWPEAMDRETGAVPRQYRALAQVLEPYLCDEGGQWPPITREFMHRWLRRLCS; from the coding sequence ATGAGAGAGAACATTCCCGTCATCCGCGTGCCGAACGATTACGGAGACCTGGTTGTCCGTGACGGCGTCATTCTTTGCTTCTTCATGCGCCGAACGCATGCGGACGTCGCCCATGCCGTGTGGCGAGCCTTGCAGATCTATCTCCGCGCCATCCCTCCCGGGACGATTGGGTGGTATGCCAATCTCGACGGAGATATGGCGGAGCTCGATGACAAGGGCTGGGCAGACATCCGCGAGACGATGTTTGAAAGCCCCGAGGCGGGTGCCTGGCACGTCTCCCTGGCGGAGAGTCCGAGCTGCGAAACAGGAGGATACGGCTTCGACTACACCGGTCGCCGGATTGGTATCCCCCACTACGAACGCGATGGGGGCGCCACCAGCGCGGTGTACTTGTCGTTTCCCACCGAGTACCTGCTGGAACACGGTCCCACGCGCCTGCGTGCGCTGGCTCTGGAGTTGGGCCGCGAGCTGCCCTTCAGCTTCGGCTACGCCAGCCTCGCCTTCGTCTCCCATCCCGGTAACTGGTACGGCGTCCGGAGGCAGCTCATCCCCTTATTGGAGCGCTATCCCGGTCTGGACGTCTACCTGTTGAGCGAAACGAGCACGGTCATCGGCACTGGGGCGCGGGGCGCCTACTGGTTGACGTTCCTGGGCCAACCCTTGCTGGACCAGCTCGGTGGACGCGTGTCGCTGCGGGAGCGGCTCTGCTTTCCGGAAGTCACCTTCGAGCCGATGGAAGGGGAGCGGCTATTGCTGACGCTGGGAGAGTGGCCGGAAGCCATGGATAGGGAGACGGGGGCAGTCCCTCGTCAGTACCGGGCACTCGCGCAAGTGTTGGAGCCCTACCTCTGCGACGAGGGCGGCCAATGGCCTCCCATCACCCGGGAGTTCATGCATCGCTGGCTCCGGCGACTCTGTTCCTGA
- a CDS encoding serine/threonine protein kinase — MQPSYLTPERLPLGTRVGPWRVLERRGRGAYGAVYRAIGTGAVRGPVALKLALHPGDERFAREVELLSRIRHPSVPRLLSHGVWQQPEGFDYPYLVMEFVDGVSLYAWAWQRRPSSRQVLHILACLARALEATHAAGGVHRDVKGNNVLVSEAAGQVFLTDFGSGHYLGAATLTQPPFPPGTPAYRPPEAWRFARIPLQGPAVPYAPGPADDVFALGVTAFRLVTGEYPFQPDPASGSWPEEDTVPPPARALNTRCCEGLDVLTSRMLGMSPEARGSARELAEALEQAAREAGPEADVPLFALRVPPREEARAVPGYAKRRAPGRSWLAAASLGGGLALGGAWWLSARPEEESAKVHASAREETRDGGTVAVGDSALTAAVAHDRAPFAWSSIAVEVPPKPFPGQRRPDANGRCPRSQVPINGGCWIKLTLDLKGCGEDTYLYKGACYTPAFPLAHPPTSSPTERGDDAP; from the coding sequence ATGCAGCCTTCCTACCTGACTCCGGAGCGACTTCCCCTTGGAACGCGAGTGGGTCCATGGCGCGTGCTGGAACGACGCGGGCGGGGGGCATACGGCGCCGTCTACCGGGCCATCGGCACCGGGGCCGTCCGAGGTCCCGTGGCGCTCAAGCTCGCCCTGCATCCCGGAGACGAGCGCTTCGCACGGGAGGTGGAGCTGCTCTCCCGCATCCGCCACCCCAGCGTCCCGCGCCTCTTGAGCCATGGCGTCTGGCAACAGCCGGAGGGGTTCGACTACCCGTACCTCGTCATGGAGTTCGTGGACGGCGTGTCGCTATACGCCTGGGCCTGGCAGCGCCGCCCGTCCTCGCGGCAGGTGCTCCATATCCTTGCCTGCCTCGCGAGAGCCCTGGAGGCGACCCATGCCGCGGGCGGCGTCCACCGCGACGTGAAGGGCAACAATGTGTTGGTGAGCGAGGCGGCGGGACAGGTCTTCCTGACCGACTTCGGCTCCGGCCACTATCTGGGTGCCGCCACGCTCACGCAGCCACCGTTTCCTCCCGGCACGCCCGCGTATCGCCCTCCGGAGGCCTGGCGCTTCGCGCGCATCCCCCTCCAAGGCCCGGCCGTGCCCTATGCCCCCGGGCCGGCGGACGATGTCTTCGCGCTGGGCGTCACCGCCTTCCGGCTGGTCACCGGCGAGTACCCCTTCCAGCCGGACCCGGCGTCCGGCTCATGGCCCGAGGAGGACACCGTCCCCCCACCCGCGCGAGCGCTCAACACCCGCTGCTGCGAAGGGCTGGATGTGTTGACGTCCCGGATGCTCGGGATGAGCCCCGAGGCACGTGGCAGCGCCCGCGAGTTGGCCGAGGCGCTGGAGCAGGCCGCACGCGAGGCAGGGCCGGAGGCGGATGTGCCCCTCTTCGCCCTGAGGGTCCCGCCGCGCGAAGAGGCGAGAGCCGTCCCCGGGTATGCGAAGCGGCGCGCTCCGGGGCGCTCCTGGCTCGCGGCAGCCAGTCTGGGAGGAGGCCTTGCACTTGGCGGCGCATGGTGGCTCAGCGCACGACCCGAGGAGGAGTCCGCGAAGGTGCATGCTTCCGCACGTGAGGAGACGAGGGACGGCGGCACCGTGGCCGTCGGGGACTCCGCACTGACGGCCGCCGTGGCTCACGACCGTGCGCCGTTCGCCTGGTCGAGCATCGCCGTGGAAGTACCGCCCAAACCCTTCCCGGGACAGCGGAGACCGGATGCCAATGGCCGTTGTCCCCGGTCGCAGGTTCCCATCAATGGGGGCTGCTGGATCAAACTCACTCTGGACCTGAAGGGCTGCGGCGAGGATACCTACCTCTACAAAGGAGCGTGCTACACGCCCGCCTTCCCCCTGGCACACCCTCCCACCTCAAGTCCCACTGAGCGTGGTGACGACGCCCCGTGA